In Camelina sativa cultivar DH55 chromosome 17, Cs, whole genome shotgun sequence, the genomic stretch agacaGTGTCAGAAATCACAGTGGAGAGACATAGGCATCACTTGCCATTCTCCAACTACAAAGATCAACTGAAATAAAATCTCTCAATATCACATTTTACATATCATCCAATTCATTCTTTACAACCGTCACTTCTCATTACTGATAAACAAAATGAAGATAATTCATATTGGAAGACCAACTGTACCCTCAAATTCGTATGAATTCTCTTGTTACCAATTCACCATAGATTTCAACGGAGATGAGAACACTTGCTAAACTTCGTTTACTAACTAACCAAAATTATTATTCCATATagaaatctaaaacaaaaggaagaatATGAATGATAATAAACTCAATCGATGAAGCGCTCATGAACGtgattgctctgataccatatcaGGATTTAATCAatcaaggaagaagacgaagatgagcTAGAGCAAGAAATAGAGAGCAAAGCTAAAGAGTTAAGAGTGATGAAAAGTTTGTTATCCTCGTCAAATTATTCAGTGTGTACAAAGTTTGtttatatacaagtatatattataatctaATAACAAAGTGTACATGTATGTAGTATAAGAATAGAATACTCTAATCATTAACATGATGAGTAGCACGATGATAACCATGATGCCAAATGTTGAGAGAGATACAATCCACTGaataaaattatgaaagattgacatgttttcaatttttaaactTTAGCTATAGAAatgtgtgtttgtttatttatctaatAAAATCGGTTTAACAAAATATGACTGGATGATGATCATACAACAAAACCTTAGATCATATTATTTTTACGAGGACGAGGTTTTTGTTAACATTATCCCGAAATTAAAATGAAGGCCCAAACCTGTCACAGCCACGTGTCATCCCGATCTCTTCTTTGGCTTCGTTTGAGAGAAAACGTTCGATGCAAACCGGTCGCGTCTTTATCctcaatctcatcatcatcctcgaAACTTGCAACACACAAAATCCAAGTATAAAGGTTGCAACTttcaatctcttctctctctctttctaaaaTATCTTCTGATTCAAAACGCATTTTGGTGGGCTGAGAAAGGATCAAAAAGATGGATCACGCAGCAGATGCTCACCGTACGGATTTGATGACCATTACCAGATTCGTGTTGAATGAACAATCAAAGTATCCTGAATCTCGTGGGGATTTCACTATTTTGCTTAGCCACATCGTTCTGGGATGCAAATTCGTTTGCAGTGCTGTTAATAAGGTATAAAGTTTCggtttttggaaattttggGTCAGGGCTAATAAATAAATGTCGCTTTCGATTTGTGTAAAggttctgtttttatttttatggttgatgatgatgatgatgatgatgatgatcgggAACCATCTTTAGATGTGGACTTGTCTCAATCGTCTTTAGTGTTTTTGAGGATGGCCCATTGAGAGTTAAAGTTCTAATTTTTATGGTTGTGCTTGTGCAGGCTGGTTTGGCTAAGCTTATTGGACTTGCAGGGGAAACTAACATTCAggcaagtttttgtttttgtttttgttcagctaataagaaaatgattggacttgattcttttttttttttttttttNAGTGCTGTTAATAAGGTATAAAGTTTCggtttttggaaattttggGTCAGGGCTAATAAATAAATGTCGCTTTCGATTTGTGTAAAGGTTCAGTTTTTAtggttgttgatgatgatgatctggaACCCTCTTTAGATGTGGACTTTGTCTCAATCGTCTTTAGTGTTTTTGAGGATGGCCCATTGAGAGTTAAAGTTCTAATTTTTATGGTTGTGCTTGTGCAGGCTGGTTTGGCTAAGCTTATTGGACTTGCAGGGGAAACTAACATTCAggtaagttttttgtttttgttcaaatGATAAGAATGAttggttttggttctttttttgtttctgagaTTTTACCATTTTCGGTGTAATTAGGGTGAAGAGCAAAAGAAACTTGATGTGCTCTCCAATGATGTCTTTGTCAATGCTTTGATTAGCAGTGGCAGAACTGTAAGTAAACTTGGTGTTTTTATCAACTTTAGAAAGACTCCGATAGGTTTTCATTTGTCTCTTACAATGATCTTTTGGCAATTGAAACTTTGTGTCAGTCTGTTCTTGTCtcggaagaagatgaggaagctACGTTTGTGGAACCATCCCACCGTGGAAAGTAAGTTTAGAAttgatcttttgtttgtttacctaatggaaatgttatttttttgtattggtaaCTGTCATTGGCATAATTGAGTATTTTCGTTGTTTACAGGTACTGTGTTGTTTTTGATCCGCTTGATGGATCCTCGAACATCGACTGTGGTGTTTCCATTGGAACAGTATGTTTCTTTCTCTAACccatgtttgttttttttttttttttacatcgtAAGAGGGCTCGGACAGTGAATCATGTGAAAAatttgtctttttgtgttttgtttcatcGTGTGTAGATTTTTGGAATTTACACGTTGGACCACACTGATGAGCCAACCACTGAAGATGTTCTGAAACCTGGGAATGAAATGGTGGCAGCTGGTTATTGTATGTACGGAAGCTCTTGCATGGTACTGAAAATGAAATTCACAATGGCAACAGTAGTATCAATCAGTCTGATTAGTCAtttctagattttttaaaaattgaatgtGATTGGGTCTCTCTCAGCTTGTGTTGAGCACTGGAACGGGTGTCCACGGATTTACCCTGGACCCATCTCTCGGAGAGTTCATACTAACTCACCCTGACATTAAGGTAATGGGAACCAATAAACAATGCttgttctctctttctataAATTTCTCAAAGATTCATTAGTTCTTCTTGTCCTCAGATTCCAAAGAAGGGGAACATTTATTCAGTGAATGAAGGCAATGCGCAGAACTGGGATGGTCCAACTACAAAGTATGTATCGAAATAACTTAAATCTTATTCAAATCATCAGCTGCATTCATATATTCATGGTTTTTGGCTGTTGGTCTAGGTATGTAGAGAAATGCAAGTTTCCTAAAGATGGTTCACCCGCCAAGTCTTTGAGATATGTCGGAAGGTAATTGGGAAAAAACATCCtctgttttgagttttaaagCTCAGTCATAGAAACTAGCCTTtgcttttctctctgttttgttaatATCATTGTCTTAACAGTATGGTAGCCGATGTTCATCGCACACTACTTTATGGAGGAATCTTCTTGTACCCGGCTGACAAGAAAAGCCCCACTGGGAAATTGCGGTAAGCTCAGGATTAAACTGACAGTTCAGATATAACCGGTGAAAGTCGTTCTGGTTTTTTGAGTTTGATAACATCTCCATAAACCATTATAAAGCCGCTATGACGAAGCTATTTTTGGCCTACATATATGAACAGTGTCTTGTATGAAGTCTTCCCGATGTCGTTTTTGATGGAGCAAGCCGGAGGTCAGGCCTTTACGGGACAGAAAAGGGTATATTTTGTCCTCTTTACCTGTTAAGTGCAATCTTAAATCTGATTTTCTAATATGGCACTTGACAAGTGTAAAGATTTTGTTGGTTATAACTTATATGGTATATGGGTCAAGTAGTTTTACATTTTAATGTCCTGATGCAGGCTCTAGACCTTGTCCCAGAGAAGATCCATGAGCGTTCTCCGATATTTCTTGGTAGCTACGATGATGTAGAGGAGATTAAGGCTCTGTATGCTGAGGATGAAAAGAAGAACTAAGCTTCCCgttcttcttttactctctcaCTCTCTGTTTCTGTCTCTCTTCTTTCTATAAAATCTTCTCCTGATGAGACAAACAACATGACTCATTTACAAAAGGAAGACCTTTCTCTGCCCTAATGCACATAAtagttctctttcttttcaatcTTTAATATATCTTCAGGTCGCAACATCCATTGTTTGATCACTCCAAGCTTGTCTTTTGATTGGTCCCACATAAACTCCACTTTATAACCTTATTTCATATTTGGGAAAGCGGGCTCCAATTATGTCAACCACTTTAATCGGAGATTACACCACACAAATATTCGAGCTTTCCATATAGCTACACTTCAGGTTCATTTTGATTTGCGTATCTGGAATGGAATGCTTACATGGTTCGTCtctaaaattgttttatatctaGATTGTGTATTCGGTTTTTCTTGTATCGAGGTTCTTGTTAGAGATGTGCTAATATTGTGTGTTGCTAAGGGCAGTGATATCATTCGCATTATGGTCTATGATGATCAAGCGTAATCGGTTTTGCTAGGATCTTCCTCTCAGTTGGTAGTTTTCTCTGAGACATAATCAGTTGGACATAATAGAATTAGATCAAATGTCTACAATATTGTTTGAAATATACATCTTGGATTCTTAccgatttttttatatactgtatataataaagagaaaattGTTAATTCTGCCATGAACAGTGACAATCTTTATCACCAATGCCactttcattattttcttctctcaaatGCCATAGGATCCActttaatttattgaaaatgacaaaaatatcctttattttcttttatttttttctctctagatctctcatctttctctctcgatctctcatcttttctttgctctctcttttcttctcccttctttctttctttcttcaacaacaaataaatcacCACATCAGAGAAATCTAGAAACTTGATTGTAATAATGGAGACCAAACCAGTGAAGAAGCGTTTAAGAATCGAGGCTTGATTTCTTATCTCTCTCATCTTCaatactcatcttcttcatctctctctctctctggaaaCCTCCATAtcttttttgagtttcttctgtttgttttcttctctctataaCTTTGATGGACAAGATCTGATATCTAACCCATTTTTTCGATGGACCAGATCTGGTATACCAAATTTGATGGACTAGATCTGGGAAGTAAATATGtccatttcttgtttttaaactTGTTGTTCACTCAATTTTCACTCGTTTATTGTCCATCATGCAGTTCTTCAAACCAATCAGTGGACAACACTGATTTATCCTCCCAGATGGACAAGACTGATGAATTTCCCGATAGACAACACTGATGAACCTTCTGATGGACAAGATTGATTAACTTCCTGGTGGACAACACTGATGAGCTCCCCGAAGAcaacaattgattttgatgaactCCCGATGGACAAGAGTGATGATTTCCCGAGATAATAATCGGTAGACAACACTAATGAACCTCCTGATGGACAACACTAATGAACTTCCCGAGGACAACAATCGAAGGACAACACTGATGAACTCTCCGGTGGACAACATTGATGAATTCCCAGATGAATTCTCATATAACAACAATCGATAGACAATACTGATGAACTCATCGATGGACAAAATTGATTCATATCAAtttgtatatttctttttttattatgtttttgattcAGATTTAATTCAAGGATAAAATCGTCTTTTTATCAAtaccataaaactaaaaaatggcagtttcaaaaagaaaattagaaagtggCATTTGtcataagttttgttttgaaagtggcatttttaataaaattcccNNNNNNNNNNNNNNNNNNNNNNNNNNNNNNNNNNNNNNNNNNNNNNNNNNNNNNNNNNNNNNNNNNNNNNNNNNNNNNNNNNNNNNNNNNNNNNNNNNNNNNNNNNNNNNNNNNNNNNNNNNNNNNNNNNNNNNNNNNNNNNNNNNNNNNNNNNNNNNNNNNNNNNNNNNNNNNNNNNNNNNNNNNNNNNNNNNNNNNNNNNNNNNNNNNNNNNNNNNNNNNNNNNNNNNNNNNNNNNNNNNNNNNNNNNNNNNNNNNNNNNNNNNNNNNNNNNNNNNNNNNNNNNNNNNNNNNNNNNNNNNNNNNNNNNNNNNNNNNNNNNNNNNNNNNNNNNNNNNNNNNNNNNNNNNNNNNNNNNNNNNNNNNNNNNNNNNNNNNNNNNNNNNNNNNNNNNNNNNNNNNNNNNNNNNNNNNNNNNNNNNNNNNNNNNNNNNNNNNNNNNNNNNNNNNNNNNNNNNNNNNNNNNNNNNNNNNNNNNNNNNNNNNNNNNNNNNNNNNNNNNNNNNNNNNNNNNNNNNNNNNNNNNNNNNNNNNNNNNNNNNNNNNNNNNNNNNNNNNNNNNNNNNNNNNNNNNNNNNNNNNNNNNNNNNNNNNNNNNNNNNNNNNNNNNNNNNNNNNNNNNNNNNNNNNNNNNNNNNNNNNNNNNNNNNNNNNNNNNNNNNNNNNNNNNNNNNNNNNNNNNNNNNNNNNNNNNNNNNNNNNNNNNNNNNNNNNNNNNNNNNNNNNNNNNNNNNNNNNNNNNNNNNNNNNNNNNNNNNNNNNNNNNNNNNNNNNNNNNNNNNNNNNNNNNNNNNNNNNNNNNNNNNNNNNNNNNNNNNNNNNNNNNNNNNNNNNNNNNNNNNNNNNNNNNNNNNNNNNNNNNNNNNNNNNNNNNNNNNNNNNNNNNNNNNNNNNNNNNNNNNNNNNNNNNNNNNNNNNNNNNNNNNNNNNNNNNNNNNNNNNNNNNNNNAGACAATACTGATGAACTCATCGATGGACAAAATTGATTCATATCAAtttgtatatttctttttttattatgtttttgattcAGATTTAATTCAAGGATAAAATCGTCTTTTTATCAAtaccataaaactaaaaaatggcagtttcaaaaagaaaattagaaagtggCATTTGtcataagttttgttttgaaagtggcatttttaataaaattcccTATAATAAATTCAATGCacaaaaatcttttaattacaaatttatcagttttagttttaaaattatcaacTAGCTATATATATCTAACTTCCACTCACACCAATCGTTAGTGTTATTTACATTTCATTGCTGTTCATCTACAGaaaatcatacaatcaaagagATTTTACCAAATATCTCTTTTGCAAGTACTTTTCTGAAATTGAAGTCCGATAGGAACGGCCAAATATGTAAGCAATGATTAAGTTTTTGAAAAAGTTATAAAACA encodes the following:
- the LOC104757922 gene encoding fructose-1,6-bisphosphatase, cytosolic, with product MDHAADAHRTDLMTITRFVLNEQSKYPESRGDFTILLSHIVLGCKFVCSAVNKAGLAKLIGLAGETNIQGEEQKKLDVLSNDVFVNALISSGRTSVLVSEEDEEATFVEPSHRGKYCVVFDPLDGSSNIDCGVSIGTIFGIYTLDHTDEPTTEDVLKPGNEMVAAGYCMYGSSCMLVLSTGTGVHGFTLDPSLGEFILTHPDIKIPKKGNIYSVNEGNAQNWDGPTTKYVEKCKFPKDGSPAKSLRYVGSMVADVHRTLLYGGIFLYPADKKSPTGKLRVLYEVFPMSFLMEQAGGQAFTGQKRALDLVPEKIHERSPIFLGSYDDVEEIKALYAEDEKKN